CAGATCCTTCAGGCGCTGATGAGCGTTGCCCATGATACAGCCCTTGCCCGCCATGCTCAGCATTTCTGCGTCATTCATGCCGTCGCCGAAGGCAATGCAATCCTTCAGGCTGTAACCCATCGCTTTCGAGACTGCTTCCAGCGCGTGCCCTTTGGAAACGCCGCCCGCCATCACTTCCAGACAGGTGAGCGTCGAGAAACTGACATTCACGCGGTCGCCCCAGCGGGCGTTGATCGCCTGCTCCAGCGGCAGCAGCGTATCGTGATCGTCGCAGGTGAAGAACACTTTGCTGACGCCGTCGGCTTCCAGCAGGCCCGGTTCAAACAGGGTGTAGCTGAATTTGGCTTCCTGGAAATATTTCATCTCTTCCGGACGGTGACGGTTCATAAACCACTCGTCACCTTTGTAGACGTTGGTCACGATGTCCGGGTTGTTATGCACCACGCCAAACAGATCCTGGGCGATGTCGTGGTCGAGATCGTGAGAGAAGAACAGATTACCCTCAGTGTCATGCACGCGAGCGCCGTTCGAGGTGATCATGTACGCCTTGATCTCAAGATTGTCGCGAATTTGCGCCACATCGATATGGTGTCGGCCGGTGGCAAAAATAAAGTTAACGCCTTCAGCGGTGAGCAGTTTTAACGTTTCTTTCGCGTAAGCGGAGAGGAAATGATCGGGAGACAGCAAAGTGCCATCTAAATCTGAAGCAACGACGTGGTACATAGAGATCCTCTGAAGAGATATATTCAATTAGTTATGCCGGTCGAAAAACTCAAGCACGGCAGACAAGGCTCTGGCTCGCATAGCGTCCTTCTCAAACAGGATCTCGTGATACGCGCCTTCAATGACGTAAGGTGTTTCCCCCTCACAAGGGTGGCCCGCCGCGGCCATAATTTCGCAGAATTGCTGGTGCGCGCGGTTATCTACCACTCGCTCCTCTTCTGCCTGGAGTAAAAAGATCGGCGTGGTGATGGCAGTGGCTCCTGCTAACACCTTTTCTCCGGCGAGGATCCCTTCTCGAACCCAATGGAAGGTTGGCCCGCCTACCCGTAATGCTGGCTCATCAGCATAAAAACGCAGGCTGCGGCGGTACCGCTCTTCGCTGTGGGTCAGGACGTTAACGCTAAACGGCAGCGCGCGCCAGCGGCCCGTCCCGATGGCGTATCCTTCCCGAATACGTGGATGCCCTTCGGCCCAGTCAAGAATATGGCGCACCATCCATTCCGGCCAGCGC
This Klebsiella michiganensis DNA region includes the following protein-coding sequences:
- a CDS encoding hydrolase translates to MYHVVASDLDGTLLSPDHFLSAYAKETLKLLTAEGVNFIFATGRHHIDVAQIRDNLEIKAYMITSNGARVHDTEGNLFFSHDLDHDIAQDLFGVVHNNPDIVTNVYKGDEWFMNRHRPEEMKYFQEAKFSYTLFEPGLLEADGVSKVFFTCDDHDTLLPLEQAINARWGDRVNVSFSTLTCLEVMAGGVSKGHALEAVSKAMGYSLKDCIAFGDGMNDAEMLSMAGKGCIMGNAHQRLKDLLPELEVIGTNADNAVPHYLRRLFLKAE